The Atribacteraceae bacterium sequence TGAATATCCGCGACACCGGGGACCCGGTGGAATGTGCCCTGGCGTACTGTGAAGCGGGAGCGGACGAATTGGCTTTGTTAGATATCGACGCGACGGTCGAGGGCCGCGTGACCATGCTTGATGTTGTCCGCCGAGTTGCGGAAGTAGTCACGGTACCTTTCACGGTCGGCGGGGGAATCAGCGATTCCGCCACCGCTGAGGCCGTTATCGCCGCTGGCGCCGACACCGTCTCCCTCAGCAGTGCCGCCTTCCGCCATCCCGAAATCATCGCCGAACTGGTAGAAGAGTTAGGCGCTCATCACGTTACCGTAGCCATCGATGTGGACCGCAACCCCGGCCTTTCTTCAGGTTACGAGGTTTTTATCGACGGAGGGCGGACGGCCACCGGCCATGACGCTCTGGAGTGGGCAAAACAGGTTGACGGATATGGAGTCCGCTGTATACTTCCGACCAGCAAGGCCACCGACGGAGCGAAAACCGGCTTCGATCTCCCCTTGATCCGCATGATTGCCAAGGCCGTCAGGGCCGATGTCGTGGCCTCGGGAGGC is a genomic window containing:
- a CDS encoding imidazole glycerol phosphate synthase cyclase subunit, producing MADNLVRIMPCLDMQNARVVKGIHFVNIRDTGDPVECALAYCEAGADELALLDIDATVEGRVTMLDVVRRVAEVVTVPFTVGGGISDSATAEAVIAAGADTVSLSSAAFRHPEIIAELVEELGAHHVTVAIDVDRNPGLSSGYEVFIDGGRTATGHDALEWAKQVDGYGVRCILPTSKATDGAKTGFDLPLIRMIAKAVRADVVASGGAGTLEHFREAAKAGATVLLAASVFHFGLIHIPDLKAYLLKEGIPLLTPPVE